In Carassius gibelio isolate Cgi1373 ecotype wild population from Czech Republic chromosome B2, carGib1.2-hapl.c, whole genome shotgun sequence, a single genomic region encodes these proteins:
- the LOC127950546 gene encoding GRB10-interacting GYF protein 2 isoform X2, protein MAETQTLNFGPEWLRALSGGVGSSSVASPPLSPALPKYKLADYRYGREEMLALYVKDNVIPVDLHDKDFLPILQEEPLPPLALVPFTEEEQRNFSMSVNSAAVLRLTGRGGGTVTGAPRGRSSSRGRGRGRGDGGFYQRSFDDVEGGFGRGAREMHRSQSWEERGDRRFEKPGRKDPDGAPAHFPLNHIRANYEDSGAGNARKHEFIRSESDNWRTFRDEQNGEDDDGGWRLAGSRRENERWCPPSPDGLRSAGWREHPDQRRRLPFDSRGEDGSYRRPRSGSGSVEEERDSLPEWCLEDAEEETGTFDSSGAFLSLKVRALEKAPKEPILEEAELDFRPLEENEECTEKDDSESEQTKDTDTGGGCESDRNEGSKSDEPSPVAVPFPALVTPPKAATPAPIPSVHPEQAVESERPVERTTVPELRPELSKARLHTTLPNSIVEAISIPHVTNTLPDLPVPTSSVLPIQSVPTQTQQIKPLEMPVALAPALPHSTGIVGLIGCPSALPSDMDEYEGLKHFEQEAEKMVAYLQDGGVDDERLVTKIGHKPTALPTTHEAAFKWFYKDPQGEIQGPFNNQEMSEWFQAGYFTMTLQVKRGCDEMFQPLGEMIKLWGRVPFTSGPALAPILGDADQERIKRQQEINALNMYQLQQLQYQYLLRQQYALAQQKVLSSAPPPQQQQLNLLLHQALKIRTPEPQQSLLPPVTRTMSVPDSGSVWEMQNPSTQASCSPNMQPTTPSNWEGSSVWDLPLDSMPQASSIEQMQLEKAKALKLEMERREAELRAKREEEERKRLEETLRARQEEERKRLEEEELARRKQEEALQRQREQEAAQRRKKEEEERLAQEDALRRLEERRREEEERRQREEFLRKQKEEERRKQEELEAQRRREEEKRLEEEAAAAAAALARQQQEEQKRREQEAQRQQELQRQRQQQQEALRRLQQQQQQQQLAQMKLPSSSKWGQQSTTATTLSQSQNALSLAEIQKLEEERERQTREEQRRQQQELQQQQPQTKLPGWGSVAKQPPATKSLLEIQREEAQQMKQRNDQQQQQQQQQQPQQQQQQQQQQQHSTVPQQNRTQNRVALNTSSVWGSVNNSSSNWMMDSSVWGDTQNSNIGFWDEAVKEATPPQATRKSHNQKNKGNANLSNSSSGKASKKVEEEEKLLKLFQGANKNQDGFMQWCEQTLHTLNTANNLDVPTFAAFLKEVDSPYEVHDYVRAYLGDTPQAKDFAKQFLERRAKQNANQQKPQQGQQQKPQQGLQQKQQDSLWEMSKVSQSVLQQQRFETVTSGKKKKKQKMVRADPSLLGFSVNASSERLNMGEIETVEDI, encoded by the exons ATGGCAGAAACCCAGACACTTAACTTCGGACCAGAATG GCTCCGTGCCCTGTCTGGTGGAGTGGGTAGCAGCAGTGTGGCTTCCCCTCCGCTCTCACCTGCATTGCCAAAGTATAAACTCGCAGACTATCGCTACGGGAGAGAAGAGATGCTAGCACTTTATGTAAAGGATAACGTG ATTCCGGTAGATCTTCATGATAAGGACTTTCTACCTATTTTACAAGAGGAGCCCCTGCCACCATTGGCATTAGTCCCATTTACAGAGGAGGAACAG AGAAATTTCTCCATGTCTGTAAACAGTGCAGCAGTACTCCGTCTGACAGGAAGGGGTGGTGGGACGGTGACAGGGGCACCCAGAGGCCGAAGTTCTTCACGAGGGCGAG GGAGGGGCAGAGGAGATGGAGGGTTTTACCAAAGAAGTTTTGATGATGTGGAGGGAGGTTTTGGCCGTGGAGCAAGAGAGATGCATCGCTCCCAGAGTTGGGAGGAGAG GGGAGACAGAAGGTTTGAAAAGCCAGGGCGAAAAGATCCAG ATGGAGCACCAGCCCATTTTCCTCTCAATCACA taaGGGCAAACTATGAGGATTCTGGTGCAGGTAATGCTCGAAAGCACGAGTTTATTCGCTCAGAGAGTGACAACTGGCGCACATTTCGAGATGAGCAGAATGGTGAGGATGATGACGGGGGCTGGAGGCTTGCAGGTTCTCGTCGGGAAAATGAACGATGGTGTCCTCCAAGTCCAG ACGGTCTGCGATCAGCAGGGTGGCGGGAACACCCGGATCAACGTCGGCGCTTGCCTTTCGACTCAAGGGGTGAAGATGGCAGTTACCGTAGGCCTCGGTCAGGCAGCGGGAGTGTAGAAGAAGAAAGAGACAGTTTACCAGAATGGTGTCTGGAAGATGCAGAGGAGGAGACGGGGACATTTGACTCCTCTGGGGCCTTCCTCTCACTTAAGGTGAGGGCGTTGGAA AAAGCTCCTAAGGAGCCGATCCTGGAGGAGGCGGAGCTGGACTTCCGGCCACTGGAGGAGAATGAAGAATGCACAGAAAAGGATGACAGTGAATCAGAACAAACCAAAGATACTGACACGGGAGGAGGATGTGAGAGTGATCGAAATGAAG GTAGTAAATCGGACGAGCCATCCCCAGTTGCTGTTCCATTTCCAGCATTGGTAACGCCTCCCAAGGCTGCAACCCCTGCTCCAATTCCCTCTGTGCACCCGGAGCAGGCTGTAGAAAGTGAAAGACCAGTGGAGAGAACGACGGTACCAGAACTCAGACCTGAACTCAGTAAAGCACGACTACACACAACTCTACCAAATAGCATTGTGGAGGCCATTTCCATACCGCATGTCACAAACACACTCCCAG ATCTTCCGGTCCCAACATCTTCAGTGCTGCCCATTCAGTCGGTGCCCACTCAAACCCAGCAGATCAAGCCTTTGGAAATGCCAGTGGCTTTGGCTCCTGCTCTCCCCCACTCCACAGGCATTGTGGGCCTTATCGGCTGTCCCTCTGCCCTGCCCTCTGACATGGATGAGTATGAGGGACTCAAGCACTTTGAGCAG GAAGCAGAGAAAATGGTGGCATACCTGCAGGACGGTGGCGTAGACGATGAGCGTTTGGTAACTAAGATTGGTCACAAACCCACAGCTCTTCCCACTACCCATGAGGCTGCATTCAAATGGTTTTACAAAGATCCACAGGGAGAGATCCAAG GTCCGTTTAATAACCAGGAGATGTCCGAGTGGTTTCAGGCAGGCTATTTCACCATGACCTTGCAGGTGAAGCGAGGCTGTGACGAGATGTTCCAGCCTCTGGGAGAAATGATTAAGTTGTGGGGGCGAGTGCCCTTTACATCAGGCCCCGCACTAGCCCCCATACTG GGAGATGCAGATCAAGAGAGGATAAAAAGACAACAGGAGATCAATGCTCTAAATATGTATCAGCTACAGCAGCTGCAATATCAGTACTTACTCAG GCAGCAGTATGCTCTGGCTCAGCAGAAAGTTTTAAGCTCTGCACCTCCTCCACAACAGCAGCAGCTCAATCTCCTCCTCCATCAGGCGCTCAAGATCAG AACCCCAGAGCCGCAACAGAGCCTTTTACCTCCTGTCACACGCACCATGTCAGTGCCAGACTCGGGATCTGTTTGGGAAATGCAGAACCCTTCCACTCAGGCATCCTGTTCTCCAAACATGCAGCCCACCACTCCCAGCA ATTGGGAAGGGAGTAGCGTATGGGATCTGCCTCTAGACTCCATGCCTCAAGCGTCTTCCATTGAACAGATGCAGCTGGAGAAAGCCAAAGCCTTGAAG CTTGAGATGGAGAGACGGGAGGCAGAGCTTCGTGCCAAAagggaagaggaggagaggaaacGACTGGAAGAGACATTGCGTGCTAGACAAGAGGAAGAGCGGAAACGTTTGGAGGAAGAAGAGCTAGCACGGCGAAAGCAG GAGGAGGCTCTTCAGAGGCAGCGGGAGCAGGAGGCGGCACAGCGCCggaagaaagaggaggaggaaaggTTAGCTCAGGAAGATGCACTCCGTCGGctggaggagaggagaagagaagaggaggagaggagacaaAGGGAAGAATTCCTCCGTAAACAG aaggaaGAGGAGCGGAGGAAACAGGAAGAACTGGAAGCTCAGAGGCGGCGTGAGGAGGAGAAGAGGTTAGAAGAGGAGGCAGCGGCCGCGGCAGCAGCATTAGCAAGGCAACAGCAGGAGGAGCAGAAGAGGAGAGAGCAGGAGGCGCAGAGGCAGCAGGAGTTACAGAGGCAGCGGCAGCAGCAGCAGGAGGCGCTCCGTcgactgcagcagcagcagcaacaacagcagctCGCGCAGATGAAG CTCCCTTCATCCTCTAAGTGGGGTCAGCAGTCGACCACAGCAACCACCCTCTCACAATCCCAAAATGCCCTGTCGCTCGCTGAAATCCAGAAActggaggaggagagagaacgACAAACACGAGAAGAG CAAAGACGACAGCAGCAGGAGCTCCAGCAGCAGCAACCTCAGACAAAGCTCCCAGGCTGGGGCAGTGTGGCCAAGCAGCCACCAGCTACCAAGTCTCTGCTGGAGATCCAGAGAGAGGAAGCGCAACAGATGAAACAGCGGAatgatcagcagcagcagcagcagcaacaacaacaaccgcagcagcagcagcagcagcagcagcagcagcaacactCAACTGTTCCCCAGCAAAACCGCACACAGAACCGAGTG GCCCTCAATACATCATCAGTGTGGGGTTCTGTTAATAACTCCAGCTCGAACTGGATGATGGACAGCAGTGTCTGGGGTGATACACAGAACTCTAATATTGGCTTCTGGGATGAAGCAGTAAAGGAGGCCACCCCACCTCAGGCCACACGCAAGAGCCACAATCAGAAAAACAAGGGCAATGCTAACCTCAG TAATAGCAGCAGTGGTAAAGCCAGTAAAAAGGTGGAAGAGGAAGAGAAACTACTAAAACTGTTCCAGGGAGCCAATAAGAACCAAGACGGCTTTATGCAGTGGTGTGAACAGACTCTACACACTCTCAACACGGCTAATAACCTGGACG TCCCCACCTTTGCGGCGTTCCTGAAGGAAGTGGACTCACCGTACGAGGTGCACGACTATGTGAGAGCCTACTTGGGTGACACTCCACAGGCCAAGGACTTCGCTAAGCAGTTCCTGGAGCGCCGTGCCAAACAGAACGCTAACCAGCAAAAACCTCAGCAGGGCCAGCAGCAAAAACCTCAGCAGGGCCTGCAGCAAAAGCAGCAG GACTCCTTGTGGGAAATGAGCAAAGTGTCACAGTCAGTCCTGCAGCAGCAGCGGTTTGAGACCGTCACCTCgggcaagaagaagaagaaacagaagATGGTACGCGCCGACCCGAGCCTTCTAG GTTTTTCTGTCAATGCCTCATCTGAGAGACTCAACATGGGCGAGATTGAGACTGTGGAAGACATTTGA